The following are encoded together in the Coffea arabica cultivar ET-39 chromosome 1c, Coffea Arabica ET-39 HiFi, whole genome shotgun sequence genome:
- the LOC113723964 gene encoding cytochrome P450 94A1 yields MVDFQANVLSCLTISLGFLSLIYFIFRKYSSPPKCAPSPQSYPLVGNIIGFLLNCHRFHDWVAEMLSCTPDLTLQVNGFLGLSHGICTANPVNLDHILRSNFSNYVKGSRFHNVLQDLLGDGIFNVDGELWSSQRKIASHEFNTKSLKHFISSTVQGQISNRLIPYLSFACDKEEVIDLQEVFRRFAFDNICNIAFGVDPAWLDLNKVDHNSRNLSFVCAFDHAVEVSSDRFMSPLPALWKMKRLLNIGSEKQYNEDIQVINDYAMDIIRSKEKMHLNQEGNGLGQNQDLLSRFMDSVSNLGFHNQDEKRKFLRDIVISFILAGKDSTSTALTWFFWLISGHPQYEQLIYSELLATIATSPEKAPESLSYDELKKLHFLRATISESLRLFPPVPINSRLTVSNDTLSTGTFVGKGWFADYSAYAAGRMERLWGPDCREFRPERWLDEDGVFQPCDQFKFPVFHCGPRMCLGKDMAYMQMKSVAASVIYSFEVKAVDGGGLPERIFHPPYTLSLLLKMRGGLPVKLKKRQLTTSSWTQK; encoded by the exons ATGGTGGATTTCCAAGCAAATGTTCTTTCCTGTCTCACGATCTCTCTTGGCTTCCTCTCACTAATATACTTCATCTTTCGGAAATACTCTTCTCCACCCAAGTGTGCTCCATCTCCTCAGTCATACCCTCTGGTTGGAAATATCATTGGCTTCCTCCTCAACTGCCACCGCTTCCATGATTGGGTTGCTGAAATGCTTTCGTGCACTCCAGATCTTACTCTTCAGGTCAATGGCTTCCTTGGCCTTTCTCATGGCATTTGCACTGCCAACCCTGTCAATCTTGACCATATTCTTCGCTCCAATTTTTCTAATTATGTGAAAGGCTCCCGTTTCCATAATGTACTACAAGATCTTCTAGGCGATGGCATCTTCAATGTTGATGGTGAACTCTGGTCTTCACAACGCAAAATTGCCAGCCATGAGTTTAACACCAAATCTCTCAAGCATTTCATCTCAAGCACTGTCCAAGGTCAAATTTCAAACCGCTTGATTCCATACCTATCCTTCGCATGTGATAAGGAAGAAGTCATCGATTTACAAGAGGTTTTTCGCAGGTTTGCATTCGATAACATATGCAACATTGCATTTGGTGTTGACCCTGCATGGCTAGACTTGAACAAGGTTGATCACAACTCACGGAATTTGTCATTTGTCTGTGCATTTGATCATGCCGTTGAGGTTAGTTCAGACAGGTTTATGTCACCTTTACCGGCATTATGGAAGATGAAGAGGCTTCTGAATATTGGTAGTGAAAAACAATACAATGAAGACATTCAAGTAATAAATGATTATGCCATGGATATTATACGATCCAAAGAGAAAATGCACCTGAACCAAGAGGGAAATGGGCTGGGACAGAATCAAGATTTGTTATCTAGGTTTATGGATTCAGTGTCAAATCTTGGATTTCATAATCAAGATGAAAAGAGGAAGTTCTTGAGAGATATAGTGATCAGCTTCATACTTGCAG GTAAAGACTCGACCTCAACAGCATTGACTTGGTTTTTCTGGTTAATTTCTGGCCATCCTCAGTATGAGCAGTTGATCTACAGTGAACTGCTGGCCACAATTGCAACATCTCCAGAGAAAGCACCAGAAAGTTTAAGCTATGATGAGCTTAAGAAGCTCCATTTCCTACGTGCAACCATCTCAGAATCATTACGGCTCTTCCCACCAGTGCCAATCAATTCAAGATTAACTGTATCTAACGACACCCTGAGTACAGGGACTTTCGTGGGAAAAGGGTGGTTTGCTGATTACTCAGCTTATGCAGCAGGGAGGATGGAGAGGCTGTGGGGTCCTGATTGTCGGGAGTTCAGGCCTGAGAGATGGTTGGATGAAGATGGTGTATTCCAGCCCTGTGATCAATTCAAATTCCCAGTATTTCATTGTGGTCCTAGGATGTGCTTGGGGAAGGACATGGCTTACATGCAAATGAAATCTGTTGCTGCATCTGTTATTTATAGTTTTGAAGTTAAGGCTGTTGATGGAGGTGGATTACCAGAAAGGATTTTTCATCCACCTTACACATTATCCCTTCTCCTCAAGATGCGTGGTGGATTGCCTGTTAAGCTCAAGAAAAGGCAATTGACAACCTCAAGTTGGACTCAGAAATAG
- the LOC113723980 gene encoding mitochondrial fission 1 protein A-like, with the protein MAKFFESVGNFFSGGDQIPWCDSDIVAGCEREVAEAEKGSTDELKSECIMRLSWALVHSKRPEDVQRGIAMLEASLSGSGSPLQTRERIYLLAVGYYRSGDYTRSRQLVERCLEVAPDWRQALSLKKTIEEKITKDGVIGMGIAATAVGLLAGGIAAALSRKK; encoded by the exons ATGGCGAAATTCTTCGAGTCTGTCGGAAATTTCTTCAGCGGCGGTGACCAGATTCCCTGGTGCGACTCCGACATCGTGGCG GGTTGTGAACGTGAAGTTGCTGAGGCTGAGAAAGGTTCCACTGATGAACTTAAAAGTGAATGTATCATGCGCTTGTCCTGGGCTCTTGTTCACTCAAAAAGGCCAGAGGATGTACAACGAGGGATAGCAATGCTCGAAG CTTCTCTGTCTGGCAGTGGTAGCCCACTGCAAACTAGGGAAAGAATTTATCTCCTGGCTGTGGGTTACTATAGAAGTGGAGACTACACAAGGAGCAGACAACTTGTTGAGCGCTGTTTGGAG GTTGCACCTGATTGGAGACAAGCCTTAAGCCtcaagaaaacaattgaagaaaaaattacaaaag ATGGAGTGATTGGGATGGGCATTGCTGCCACTGCTGTTGGTCTTTTGGCTGGTGGCATTGCTGCGGCACTTTCTCGCAAGAAATGA
- the LOC113723990 gene encoding probable magnesium transporter NIPA6 isoform X5: MGFSKDNLTGFILALLSSGFIGASFIIKKKGLRRAAAASGVRAGMGGHAYLLEPLWWFGMITMIVGEVANFVAYAFAPAVLVTPLGALSIIVSAVLAHFILKEKLHKLGILGCVMCIAGSVIIVIHAPQERSISSIQEIVNMATQPAFLLYVGSVMVLVFILIFYFAPQYGHTNVLIFTGICSLMGSLSVMSVKALGTALKLTFEGRNQLIYLETWFFMFVVATCVITQMNYLNKALDTFNTAIVSPIYYVLFTTLTIVASIIMFKDWDGQSAGSIISEICGFIVVLSGTILLHVTKDFERSSSFRGNYTPLSPTLSTRLCSGNGESLKHDVEEGPSSEEVSSRRQDLYT, translated from the exons ATGGGTTTTTCTAAAGACAATCTGACGGGGTTTATTTTAGCTCTGCTTTCAAGTGGATTCATAGGTGCCAGTTTCATCATCAAGAAAAAAGGCCTGAGAAGAGCTGCTGCAGCCTCTGGTGTCAGAGctg GTATGGGTGGGCATGCTTACCTCTTGGAGCCCCTCTGGTGGTTTGGCATGATCACGA TGATTGTTGGAGAGGTTGCCAATTTTGTGGCTTATGCATTTGCCCCTGCTGTTCTTGTTACACCCCTTGGTGCATTAAGTATAATTGTCAG TGCTGTATTGGCTCACTTTATCTTGAAGGAGAAGTTGCACAAGCTTGGGATTTTGGGTTGTGTCATGTGCATTGCTGGCTCTGTCATAATTGTCATTCATGCACCACAGGAACGGTCCATCTCATCCATTCAAGAAATTGTGAATATGGCAACTCAACCTG CATTCTTGCTTTACGTGGGATCAGTGATGGTTTTGGTGTTTATTCTTATCTTCTATTTTGCACCTCAATATGGACACACGAATGTGCTCATCTTCACTGGCATTTGTTCGCTCATGGGTTCTCTCTCG GTTATGAGTGTAAAAGCCCTTGGAACAGCACTGAAATTGACATTTGAGGGAAGGAATCAGCTGATCTACCTGGAAACCTGGTTTTTTATGTTTGTTGTGGCAACTTGTGTCATCACTCAGATGAATTATCTCAACAAG GCACTTGACACCTTCAATACTGCAATTGTCTCTCCCATATATTATGTCCTGTTCACAACACTCACAATTGTGGCCAGCATTATTATGTTTAAG GATTGGGATGGTCAAAGTGCTGGTAGCATCATATCAGAAATCTGTGGTTTCATTGTTGTTCTCTCGGGTACAATCTTATTGCACGTGACCAAGGATTTTGAGAGAAGCTCTTCTTTTAGAG GAAACTACACACCTTTGTCGCCTACATTGTCTACACGACTATGTAGTGGAAATGGGGAATCACTAAAGCATGATGTGGAAGAAGGGCCATCCTCTGAGGAAGTGAGTTCAAGAAGACAAGATTTGTATACTTGA
- the LOC113723990 gene encoding probable magnesium transporter NIPA3 isoform X6, with translation MGFSKDNLTGFILALLSSGFIGASFIIKKKGLRRAAAASGVRAGMGGHAYLLEPLWWFGMITMIVGEVANFVAYAFAPAVLVTPLGALSIIVSAVLAHFILKEKLHKLGILGCVMCIAGSVIIVIHAPQERSISSIQEIVNMATQPAFLLYVGSVMVLVFILIFYFAPQYGHTNVLIFTGICSLMGSLSVMSVKALGTALKLTFEGRNQLIYLETWFFMFVVATCVITQMNYLNKDWDGQSAGSIISEICGFIVVLSGTILLHVTKDFERSSSFRGNAGNYTPLSPTLSTRLCSGNGESLKHDVEEGPSSEEYLQIGYFKFTLDDVTIC, from the exons ATGGGTTTTTCTAAAGACAATCTGACGGGGTTTATTTTAGCTCTGCTTTCAAGTGGATTCATAGGTGCCAGTTTCATCATCAAGAAAAAAGGCCTGAGAAGAGCTGCTGCAGCCTCTGGTGTCAGAGctg GTATGGGTGGGCATGCTTACCTCTTGGAGCCCCTCTGGTGGTTTGGCATGATCACGA TGATTGTTGGAGAGGTTGCCAATTTTGTGGCTTATGCATTTGCCCCTGCTGTTCTTGTTACACCCCTTGGTGCATTAAGTATAATTGTCAG TGCTGTATTGGCTCACTTTATCTTGAAGGAGAAGTTGCACAAGCTTGGGATTTTGGGTTGTGTCATGTGCATTGCTGGCTCTGTCATAATTGTCATTCATGCACCACAGGAACGGTCCATCTCATCCATTCAAGAAATTGTGAATATGGCAACTCAACCTG CATTCTTGCTTTACGTGGGATCAGTGATGGTTTTGGTGTTTATTCTTATCTTCTATTTTGCACCTCAATATGGACACACGAATGTGCTCATCTTCACTGGCATTTGTTCGCTCATGGGTTCTCTCTCG GTTATGAGTGTAAAAGCCCTTGGAACAGCACTGAAATTGACATTTGAGGGAAGGAATCAGCTGATCTACCTGGAAACCTGGTTTTTTATGTTTGTTGTGGCAACTTGTGTCATCACTCAGATGAATTATCTCAACAAG GATTGGGATGGTCAAAGTGCTGGTAGCATCATATCAGAAATCTGTGGTTTCATTGTTGTTCTCTCGGGTACAATCTTATTGCACGTGACCAAGGATTTTGAGAGAAGCTCTTCTTTTAGAG GCAATGCAGGAAACTACACACCTTTGTCGCCTACATTGTCTACACGACTATGTAGTGGAAATGGGGAATCACTAAAGCATGATGTGGAAGAAGGGCCATCCTCTGAGGAA TATTTGCAGATTGGTTACTTCAAGTTCACCCTCGATGATGTGACAATTTGCTGA
- the LOC113723990 gene encoding probable magnesium transporter NIPA6 isoform X1, producing the protein MGFSKDNLTGFILALLSSGFIGASFIIKKKGLRRAAAASGVRAGMGGHAYLLEPLWWFGMITMIVGEVANFVAYAFAPAVLVTPLGALSIIVSAVLAHFILKEKLHKLGILGCVMCIAGSVIIVIHAPQERSISSIQEIVNMATQPAFLLYVGSVMVLVFILIFYFAPQYGHTNVLIFTGICSLMGSLSVMSVKALGTALKLTFEGRNQLIYLETWFFMFVVATCVITQMNYLNKALDTFNTAIVSPIYYVLFTTLTIVASIIMFKDWDGQSAGSIISEICGFIVVLSGTILLHVTKDFERSSSFRGNAGNYTPLSPTLSTRLCSGNGESLKHDVEEGPSSEEYLQIGYFKFTLDDVTIC; encoded by the exons ATGGGTTTTTCTAAAGACAATCTGACGGGGTTTATTTTAGCTCTGCTTTCAAGTGGATTCATAGGTGCCAGTTTCATCATCAAGAAAAAAGGCCTGAGAAGAGCTGCTGCAGCCTCTGGTGTCAGAGctg GTATGGGTGGGCATGCTTACCTCTTGGAGCCCCTCTGGTGGTTTGGCATGATCACGA TGATTGTTGGAGAGGTTGCCAATTTTGTGGCTTATGCATTTGCCCCTGCTGTTCTTGTTACACCCCTTGGTGCATTAAGTATAATTGTCAG TGCTGTATTGGCTCACTTTATCTTGAAGGAGAAGTTGCACAAGCTTGGGATTTTGGGTTGTGTCATGTGCATTGCTGGCTCTGTCATAATTGTCATTCATGCACCACAGGAACGGTCCATCTCATCCATTCAAGAAATTGTGAATATGGCAACTCAACCTG CATTCTTGCTTTACGTGGGATCAGTGATGGTTTTGGTGTTTATTCTTATCTTCTATTTTGCACCTCAATATGGACACACGAATGTGCTCATCTTCACTGGCATTTGTTCGCTCATGGGTTCTCTCTCG GTTATGAGTGTAAAAGCCCTTGGAACAGCACTGAAATTGACATTTGAGGGAAGGAATCAGCTGATCTACCTGGAAACCTGGTTTTTTATGTTTGTTGTGGCAACTTGTGTCATCACTCAGATGAATTATCTCAACAAG GCACTTGACACCTTCAATACTGCAATTGTCTCTCCCATATATTATGTCCTGTTCACAACACTCACAATTGTGGCCAGCATTATTATGTTTAAG GATTGGGATGGTCAAAGTGCTGGTAGCATCATATCAGAAATCTGTGGTTTCATTGTTGTTCTCTCGGGTACAATCTTATTGCACGTGACCAAGGATTTTGAGAGAAGCTCTTCTTTTAGAG GCAATGCAGGAAACTACACACCTTTGTCGCCTACATTGTCTACACGACTATGTAGTGGAAATGGGGAATCACTAAAGCATGATGTGGAAGAAGGGCCATCCTCTGAGGAA TATTTGCAGATTGGTTACTTCAAGTTCACCCTCGATGATGTGACAATTTGCTGA
- the LOC113723990 gene encoding probable magnesium transporter NIPA6 isoform X2, which yields MGFSKDNLTGFILALLSSGFIGASFIIKKKGLRRAAAASGVRAGMGGHAYLLEPLWWFGMITMIVGEVANFVAYAFAPAVLVTPLGALSIIVSAVLAHFILKEKLHKLGILGCVMCIAGSVIIVIHAPQERSISSIQEIVNMATQPAFLLYVGSVMVLVFILIFYFAPQYGHTNVLIFTGICSLMGSLSVMSVKALGTALKLTFEGRNQLIYLETWFFMFVVATCVITQMNYLNKALDTFNTAIVSPIYYVLFTTLTIVASIIMFKDWDGQSAGSIISEICGFIVVLSGTILLHVTKDFERSSSFRGNAGNYTPLSPTLSTRLCSGNGESLKHDVEEGPSSEEIGYFKFTLDDVTIC from the exons ATGGGTTTTTCTAAAGACAATCTGACGGGGTTTATTTTAGCTCTGCTTTCAAGTGGATTCATAGGTGCCAGTTTCATCATCAAGAAAAAAGGCCTGAGAAGAGCTGCTGCAGCCTCTGGTGTCAGAGctg GTATGGGTGGGCATGCTTACCTCTTGGAGCCCCTCTGGTGGTTTGGCATGATCACGA TGATTGTTGGAGAGGTTGCCAATTTTGTGGCTTATGCATTTGCCCCTGCTGTTCTTGTTACACCCCTTGGTGCATTAAGTATAATTGTCAG TGCTGTATTGGCTCACTTTATCTTGAAGGAGAAGTTGCACAAGCTTGGGATTTTGGGTTGTGTCATGTGCATTGCTGGCTCTGTCATAATTGTCATTCATGCACCACAGGAACGGTCCATCTCATCCATTCAAGAAATTGTGAATATGGCAACTCAACCTG CATTCTTGCTTTACGTGGGATCAGTGATGGTTTTGGTGTTTATTCTTATCTTCTATTTTGCACCTCAATATGGACACACGAATGTGCTCATCTTCACTGGCATTTGTTCGCTCATGGGTTCTCTCTCG GTTATGAGTGTAAAAGCCCTTGGAACAGCACTGAAATTGACATTTGAGGGAAGGAATCAGCTGATCTACCTGGAAACCTGGTTTTTTATGTTTGTTGTGGCAACTTGTGTCATCACTCAGATGAATTATCTCAACAAG GCACTTGACACCTTCAATACTGCAATTGTCTCTCCCATATATTATGTCCTGTTCACAACACTCACAATTGTGGCCAGCATTATTATGTTTAAG GATTGGGATGGTCAAAGTGCTGGTAGCATCATATCAGAAATCTGTGGTTTCATTGTTGTTCTCTCGGGTACAATCTTATTGCACGTGACCAAGGATTTTGAGAGAAGCTCTTCTTTTAGAG GCAATGCAGGAAACTACACACCTTTGTCGCCTACATTGTCTACACGACTATGTAGTGGAAATGGGGAATCACTAAAGCATGATGTGGAAGAAGGGCCATCCTCTGAGGAA ATTGGTTACTTCAAGTTCACCCTCGATGATGTGACAATTTGCTGA
- the LOC113723990 gene encoding probable magnesium transporter NIPA3 isoform X7 codes for MGFSKDNLTGFILALLSSGFIGASFIIKKKGLRRAAAASGVRAGMGGHAYLLEPLWWFGMITMIVGEVANFVAYAFAPAVLVTPLGALSIIVSAVLAHFILKEKLHKLGILGCVMCIAGSVIIVIHAPQERSISSIQEIVNMATQPAFLLYVGSVMVLVFILIFYFAPQYGHTNVLIFTGICSLMGSLSVMSVKALGTALKLTFEGRNQLIYLETWFFMFVVATCVITQMNYLNKDWDGQSAGSIISEICGFIVVLSGTILLHVTKDFERSSSFRGNYTPLSPTLSTRLCSGNGESLKHDVEEGPSSEEYLQIGYFKFTLDDVTIC; via the exons ATGGGTTTTTCTAAAGACAATCTGACGGGGTTTATTTTAGCTCTGCTTTCAAGTGGATTCATAGGTGCCAGTTTCATCATCAAGAAAAAAGGCCTGAGAAGAGCTGCTGCAGCCTCTGGTGTCAGAGctg GTATGGGTGGGCATGCTTACCTCTTGGAGCCCCTCTGGTGGTTTGGCATGATCACGA TGATTGTTGGAGAGGTTGCCAATTTTGTGGCTTATGCATTTGCCCCTGCTGTTCTTGTTACACCCCTTGGTGCATTAAGTATAATTGTCAG TGCTGTATTGGCTCACTTTATCTTGAAGGAGAAGTTGCACAAGCTTGGGATTTTGGGTTGTGTCATGTGCATTGCTGGCTCTGTCATAATTGTCATTCATGCACCACAGGAACGGTCCATCTCATCCATTCAAGAAATTGTGAATATGGCAACTCAACCTG CATTCTTGCTTTACGTGGGATCAGTGATGGTTTTGGTGTTTATTCTTATCTTCTATTTTGCACCTCAATATGGACACACGAATGTGCTCATCTTCACTGGCATTTGTTCGCTCATGGGTTCTCTCTCG GTTATGAGTGTAAAAGCCCTTGGAACAGCACTGAAATTGACATTTGAGGGAAGGAATCAGCTGATCTACCTGGAAACCTGGTTTTTTATGTTTGTTGTGGCAACTTGTGTCATCACTCAGATGAATTATCTCAACAAG GATTGGGATGGTCAAAGTGCTGGTAGCATCATATCAGAAATCTGTGGTTTCATTGTTGTTCTCTCGGGTACAATCTTATTGCACGTGACCAAGGATTTTGAGAGAAGCTCTTCTTTTAGAG GAAACTACACACCTTTGTCGCCTACATTGTCTACACGACTATGTAGTGGAAATGGGGAATCACTAAAGCATGATGTGGAAGAAGGGCCATCCTCTGAGGAA TATTTGCAGATTGGTTACTTCAAGTTCACCCTCGATGATGTGACAATTTGCTGA
- the LOC113723990 gene encoding probable magnesium transporter NIPA6 isoform X3, with protein MGFSKDNLTGFILALLSSGFIGASFIIKKKGLRRAAAASGVRAGMGGHAYLLEPLWWFGMITMIVGEVANFVAYAFAPAVLVTPLGALSIIVSAVLAHFILKEKLHKLGILGCVMCIAGSVIIVIHAPQERSISSIQEIVNMATQPAFLLYVGSVMVLVFILIFYFAPQYGHTNVLIFTGICSLMGSLSVMSVKALGTALKLTFEGRNQLIYLETWFFMFVVATCVITQMNYLNKALDTFNTAIVSPIYYVLFTTLTIVASIIMFKDWDGQSAGSIISEICGFIVVLSGTILLHVTKDFERSSSFRGNYTPLSPTLSTRLCSGNGESLKHDVEEGPSSEEYLQIGYFKFTLDDVTIC; from the exons ATGGGTTTTTCTAAAGACAATCTGACGGGGTTTATTTTAGCTCTGCTTTCAAGTGGATTCATAGGTGCCAGTTTCATCATCAAGAAAAAAGGCCTGAGAAGAGCTGCTGCAGCCTCTGGTGTCAGAGctg GTATGGGTGGGCATGCTTACCTCTTGGAGCCCCTCTGGTGGTTTGGCATGATCACGA TGATTGTTGGAGAGGTTGCCAATTTTGTGGCTTATGCATTTGCCCCTGCTGTTCTTGTTACACCCCTTGGTGCATTAAGTATAATTGTCAG TGCTGTATTGGCTCACTTTATCTTGAAGGAGAAGTTGCACAAGCTTGGGATTTTGGGTTGTGTCATGTGCATTGCTGGCTCTGTCATAATTGTCATTCATGCACCACAGGAACGGTCCATCTCATCCATTCAAGAAATTGTGAATATGGCAACTCAACCTG CATTCTTGCTTTACGTGGGATCAGTGATGGTTTTGGTGTTTATTCTTATCTTCTATTTTGCACCTCAATATGGACACACGAATGTGCTCATCTTCACTGGCATTTGTTCGCTCATGGGTTCTCTCTCG GTTATGAGTGTAAAAGCCCTTGGAACAGCACTGAAATTGACATTTGAGGGAAGGAATCAGCTGATCTACCTGGAAACCTGGTTTTTTATGTTTGTTGTGGCAACTTGTGTCATCACTCAGATGAATTATCTCAACAAG GCACTTGACACCTTCAATACTGCAATTGTCTCTCCCATATATTATGTCCTGTTCACAACACTCACAATTGTGGCCAGCATTATTATGTTTAAG GATTGGGATGGTCAAAGTGCTGGTAGCATCATATCAGAAATCTGTGGTTTCATTGTTGTTCTCTCGGGTACAATCTTATTGCACGTGACCAAGGATTTTGAGAGAAGCTCTTCTTTTAGAG GAAACTACACACCTTTGTCGCCTACATTGTCTACACGACTATGTAGTGGAAATGGGGAATCACTAAAGCATGATGTGGAAGAAGGGCCATCCTCTGAGGAA TATTTGCAGATTGGTTACTTCAAGTTCACCCTCGATGATGTGACAATTTGCTGA
- the LOC113723990 gene encoding probable magnesium transporter NIPA6 isoform X4, whose amino-acid sequence MGFSKDNLTGFILALLSSGFIGASFIIKKKGLRRAAAASGVRAGMGGHAYLLEPLWWFGMITMIVGEVANFVAYAFAPAVLVTPLGALSIIVSAVLAHFILKEKLHKLGILGCVMCIAGSVIIVIHAPQERSISSIQEIVNMATQPAFLLYVGSVMVLVFILIFYFAPQYGHTNVLIFTGICSLMGSLSVMSVKALGTALKLTFEGRNQLIYLETWFFMFVVATCVITQMNYLNKALDTFNTAIVSPIYYVLFTTLTIVASIIMFKDWDGQSAGSIISEICGFIVVLSGTILLHVTKDFERSSSFRGNYTPLSPTLSTRLCSGNGESLKHDVEEGPSSEEIGYFKFTLDDVTIC is encoded by the exons ATGGGTTTTTCTAAAGACAATCTGACGGGGTTTATTTTAGCTCTGCTTTCAAGTGGATTCATAGGTGCCAGTTTCATCATCAAGAAAAAAGGCCTGAGAAGAGCTGCTGCAGCCTCTGGTGTCAGAGctg GTATGGGTGGGCATGCTTACCTCTTGGAGCCCCTCTGGTGGTTTGGCATGATCACGA TGATTGTTGGAGAGGTTGCCAATTTTGTGGCTTATGCATTTGCCCCTGCTGTTCTTGTTACACCCCTTGGTGCATTAAGTATAATTGTCAG TGCTGTATTGGCTCACTTTATCTTGAAGGAGAAGTTGCACAAGCTTGGGATTTTGGGTTGTGTCATGTGCATTGCTGGCTCTGTCATAATTGTCATTCATGCACCACAGGAACGGTCCATCTCATCCATTCAAGAAATTGTGAATATGGCAACTCAACCTG CATTCTTGCTTTACGTGGGATCAGTGATGGTTTTGGTGTTTATTCTTATCTTCTATTTTGCACCTCAATATGGACACACGAATGTGCTCATCTTCACTGGCATTTGTTCGCTCATGGGTTCTCTCTCG GTTATGAGTGTAAAAGCCCTTGGAACAGCACTGAAATTGACATTTGAGGGAAGGAATCAGCTGATCTACCTGGAAACCTGGTTTTTTATGTTTGTTGTGGCAACTTGTGTCATCACTCAGATGAATTATCTCAACAAG GCACTTGACACCTTCAATACTGCAATTGTCTCTCCCATATATTATGTCCTGTTCACAACACTCACAATTGTGGCCAGCATTATTATGTTTAAG GATTGGGATGGTCAAAGTGCTGGTAGCATCATATCAGAAATCTGTGGTTTCATTGTTGTTCTCTCGGGTACAATCTTATTGCACGTGACCAAGGATTTTGAGAGAAGCTCTTCTTTTAGAG GAAACTACACACCTTTGTCGCCTACATTGTCTACACGACTATGTAGTGGAAATGGGGAATCACTAAAGCATGATGTGGAAGAAGGGCCATCCTCTGAGGAA ATTGGTTACTTCAAGTTCACCCTCGATGATGTGACAATTTGCTGA
- the LOC113739879 gene encoding F-box protein At5g46170-like yields the protein MKDSIEGDPETHIYHLPDELLVFLFNKLVDAKCLCRCYIVSKRFASIITQIHDVSFAIPSRNINNISNQQNDLYHEESFAKNVLQFFVDNIYTKPVRYLRYIFLPKPPLSVSFDPIVFRAFTKFLKKLGRVKSLHVELPSFHENQSVLKWEAEFGSELSFCVVLFATTFRIMQMEDCENDVRPISLTNELLRSRSNHAIQRLMDALWRNHIVRHVIEDHKELKDLTVSDSNKEGTLCLGENQIAELHDLSPTLPTSGYVKIWHAPIMHLLTSGHVMEGATVVMVRLLDQQSADEDRIMNRVFKEEEVFREAAKEIYENYKTDALTYVIELNIP from the coding sequence ATGAAGGATTCAATTGAAGGAGATCCAGAAACTCATATCTACCATCTTCCAGACGAACTCCTTGTTTTCCTCTTCAACAAATTGGTAGATGCTAAATGCCTTTGTAGATGCTATATTGTATCTAAACGGTTTGCTTCCATCATAACTCAAATTCATGATGTATCATTTGCAATCCCTAGTCGTAACATAAACAACATTTCCAATCAGCAAAATGATTTATACCATGAAGAAAGTTTTGCAAAGAATGTGTTACAATTTTTTGTTGATAACATCTATACCAAACCTGTACGCTATTTAAGGTACATTTTTCTCCCCAAGCCACCACTTTCTGTCTCATTTGATCCCATTGTTTTCCGAGCTTTCACCAAATTTCTGAAAAAATTAGGACGTGTTAAATCTCTTCATGTTGAGTTACCATCTTTCCACGAAAATCAGTCAGTGCTGAAATGGGAAGCCGAGTTTGGGAGTGAATTAAGCTTTTGTGTAGTTCTATTTGCAACTACTTTCAGGATAATGCAAATGGAAGATTGTGAGAATGATGTTCGGCCAATTTCACTTACAAATGAGTTGCTTAGATCGAGATCTAATCACGCGATACAACGATTAATGGATGCTTTATGGAGGAACCACATTGTAAGACATGTTATAGAGGATCACAAGGAGCTGAAGGATTTGACAGTTTCTGATTCAAATAAAGAAGGTACACTTTGTTTGGGAGAGAACCAGATTGCTGAACTCCATGATTTATCCCCAACTTTACCAACATCTGGCTATGTGAAGATATGGCATGCTCCTATTATGCATCTGTTAACTTCTGGCCATGTGATGGAAGGGGCAACAGTGGTTATGGTAAGGCTTCTTGATCAGCAGTCTGCTGATGAAGATCGCATAATGAACAGGGTTTTTAAAGAAGAGGAGGTTTTCAGGGAAGCTGCAAAGGAAATTTATGAAAACTACAAGACTGATGCTCTTACGTATGTGATTGAACTCAATATTCCTTGA